The Desulfocurvus vexinensis DSM 17965 genome includes the window GCCCACGGGCACGCGCATCAACGACGAGGCCCTGCAACCCTACCTCAACGAGGACATCGGCTTCCAGGAGGCCCTGGGCAAGGCCGAGGCGCCGCTGCGCGAGTTCCTGTTCAAGCACACCCGCGAGAAGGACCTGTCCATCTTCTATTCCATCGCGCGCATGGACCGCCCCCAGACCAAGGACGACGTGCCCACCCCGCTGCTGGTGGCGGCCTATGTCATCAGCGAGATGAAGACGGCCTTCCAGATCGGCTTTCTCATCTACATCCCCTTCCTGATCCTGGACATGGTGGTGGCCTCCATCCTGCTGGCCATGGGCATGATGATGCTGCCGCCAGTGATGATCTCCCTGCCGTTCAAGCTGCTGCTCTTCGTTATGGTCGATGGCTGGAACCTCTTGACCGGTTCGCTCGTGAACAGTTTCGCGGCCTGAGCGCCGCCCAAGGAGACACGGCCCATGACCCCCGAATTCGTCGTCGGTTTCGCGCGCCAGGCTATCGAAATGGCCCTGCTCATCTCCCTGCCCATGCT containing:
- the fliP gene encoding flagellar type III secretion system pore protein FliP (The bacterial flagellar biogenesis protein FliP forms a type III secretion system (T3SS)-type pore required for flagellar assembly.), yielding MTLIERISTRPWTRLAPRTAACSLLLFALLPLAAALAQEPSVPSLQLSLAAGQTEPEKVATTLEILFLLTVLSVAPSIVLTATSFTRIIIVFSFLRQAMGTNQVPPNQVLASLAIFMTVMIMLPTGTRINDEALQPYLNEDIGFQEALGKAEAPLREFLFKHTREKDLSIFYSIARMDRPQTKDDVPTPLLVAAYVISEMKTAFQIGFLIYIPFLILDMVVASILLAMGMMMLPPVMISLPFKLLLFVMVDGWNLLTGSLVNSFAA